One region of Zingiber officinale cultivar Zhangliang chromosome 7B, Zo_v1.1, whole genome shotgun sequence genomic DNA includes:
- the LOC122005554 gene encoding primary amine oxidase 2-like isoform X2 has protein sequence MALNFLLFLRLVLTLVSAAGHPLDPLTADELTRAIDLIRASPLNSSSSLAFHYVGLDEPPKPAVLAWPRSAPPRRAFVIARAGGATHEIHVDLSSDGGGLILSDTVYRGAGFPTFTIDEQVAASKLPFQYPPFEASVARRGIPLSDVLCTTFSVGWFGGEERWAGRRVIVVQCFVAAGTANFYARPVEGVTVVVDLDAMEIVEYEDREDLPVPKAEGTEYRAAEQRPPFGPEPKPGAVVQPEGRGFQVDGHMIRGTNWELHLSFDARAGAVISLASVKDSDKGVFRLVLYRGHVSELFVPYMDPSADWYFKTFFDAGEFALGLLTAPLEPFTDCPANAVFMDADVAGVDGSPVRNIPNAMCVFERYAGDVAWRHTEVITEVRPEVSLVVRSAAVVGNYDYVIDWEFKTTGSIKIGVALSGILEVKATYYSHADELSGDAHGSLIAGNTLGVYHDHFLTFRLDLDVDGPNNSFVKSRLRPVRAAAGPRRSYWTVEKETARRETDGSVELDATELMVVNPNRRTRIGNEVGYKIVSHGGTATSLLDDDDYPQQRASYTKRQVWVTAYDEAEKWAAGLYTDQSTGDDNLAAWSQRNREIENKDIVLWYTVGIHHVPCQEDFPVMPAVTGGFELRPTNFFDRNPLIRTRPNKQATWPNCSLIN, from the exons ATGGCTTTgaactttcttctcttcctccgccTCGTTCTCACTCTCGTCTCCGCCGCCGGTCACCCGCTTGATCCCTTGACTGCCGACGAACTTACCAGAGCCATCGACCTGATCCGCGCTTCCCCCCTtaattcctcctcctctctcgcctTCCACTACGTCGGCCTCGATGAGCCGCCCAAGCCCGCCGTCCTCGCGTGGCCCCGCTCCGCACCGCCGCGTCGAGCCTTCGTCATCGCCCGCGCCGGCGGCGCCACCCACGAGATCCACGTCGACCTCTCCAGCGACGGCGGTGGCCTCATCCTCTCAGATACGGTCTATCGCGGCGCCGGCTTCCCCACCTTCACCATCGATGAACAGGTGGCGGCCTCCAAACTGCCGTTCCAGTACCCGCCGTTCGAGGCGTCGGTGGCGCGGCGGGGGATCCCTCTGTCTGACGTTTTGTGCACGACCTTCTCGGTTGGGTGGTTCGGCGGCGAGGAGAGGTGGGCTGGGCGTAGGGTGATCGTGGTGCAGTGCTTCGTGGCGGCCGGGACGGCGAACTTCTACGCGCGGCCGGTGGAGGGGGTGACGGTGGTGGTGGACCTTGACGCGATGGAGATCGTAGAGTACGAGGATAGAGAGGACCTGCCGGTGCCGAAGGCGGAGGGGACGGAGTACCGGGCGGCAGAACAGAGACCGCCTTTCGGGCCGGAGCCGAAACCTGGAGCTGTGGTGCAACCGGAGGGAAGAGGGTTCCAAGTGGATGGCCACATGATAAG GGGGACGAACTGGGAATTGCACTTGAGCTTCGACGCTCGCGCCGGCGCCGTCATTTCTTTAGCGTCGGTAAAAGATTCCGACAAGGGTGTATTCCGGCTCGTCCTCTACCGTGGCCACGTCTCCGAGCTCTTCGTGCCGTACATGGACCCGTCGGCAGATtggtatttcaagaccttcttcgACGCCGGCGAGTTCGCCTTAGGCCTTTTGACAGCTCCGCTGGAGCCCTTCACCGACTGCCCGGCCAACGCCGTGTTCATGGACGCAGACGTTGCCGGCGTCGATGGATCGCCCGTGAGGAATATCCCCAATGCGATGTGCGTGTTCGAGCGCTACGCCGGCGACGTCGCGTGGAGGCACACCGAAGTG ATAACAGAGGTGAGACCCGAGGTGAGCTTGGTGGTGAGGTCGGCGGCGGTGGTCGGTAACTACGACTACGTGATTGACTGGGAATTCAAAACCACCGGCTCCATCAAAATTGGA GTAGCGCTGAGCGGAATCCTGGAAGTCAAAGCCACATACTATTCTCATGCCGACGAACTCTCCGGCGACGCACACGGCTCGCTCATAGCCGGCAATACGCTCGGCGTCTACCACGACCACTTCCTCACCTTCCGGCTCGACCTCGACGTCGACGGCCCCAACAACTCGTTCGTGAAGTCCCGTCTGAGGCCAGTGCGGGCGGCCGCCGGGCCGAGGAGGAGCTACTGGACGGTGGAGAAGGAGACAGCAAGGAGGGAGACGGATGGCAGCGTGGAGCTCGACGCGACGGAGCTGATGGTGGTGAACCCGAACAGGAGGACGAGGATAGGCAACGAGGTCGGGTACAAGATTGTTAGCCACGGCGGCACGGcgacgtcgctgctcgacgacgATGATTACCCGCAGCAGCGGGCGAGCTACACGAAGCGGCAGGTGTGGGTGACGGCGTACGATGAGGCGGAGAAGTGGGCGGCGGGTCTCTATACGGACCAGAGCACTGGCGACGACAACTTGGCGGCGTGGAGTCAAAG GAATCGCGAGATTGAGAACAAAGACATAGTGTTGTGGTACACGGTGGGGATTCATCACGTGCCGTGCCAAGAAGACTTCCCGGTGATGCCAGCGGTAACCGGCGGTTTCGAGCTTCGGCCCACCAACTTCTTCGACCGCAATCCATTGATCAGAACGAGGCCCAACAAGCAAGCGACTTGGCCCAATTGCTCTCTTATCAATTAG
- the LOC122005554 gene encoding primary amine oxidase 2-like isoform X1, translated as MALNFLLFLRLVLTLVSAAGHPLDPLTADELTRAIDLIRASPLNSSSSLAFHYVGLDEPPKPAVLAWPRSAPPRRAFVIARAGGATHEIHVDLSSDGGGLILSDTVYRGAGFPTFTIDEQVAASKLPFQYPPFEASVARRGIPLSDVLCTTFSVGWFGGEERWAGRRVIVVQCFVAAGTANFYARPVEGVTVVVDLDAMEIVEYEDREDLPVPKAEGTEYRAAEQRPPFGPEPKPGAVVQPEGRGFQVDGHMIRGTNWELHLSFDARAGAVISLASVKDSDKGVFRLVLYRGHVSELFVPYMDPSADWYFKTFFDAGEFALGLLTAPLEPFTDCPANAVFMDADVAGVDGSPVRNIPNAMCVFERYAGDVAWRHTEVITEVRPEVSLVVRSAAVVGNYDYVIDWEFKTTGSIKIGVALSGILEVKATYYSHADELSGDAHGSLIAGNTLGVYHDHFLTFRLDLDVDGPNNSFVKSRLRPVRAAAGPRRSYWTVEKETARRETDGSVELDATELMVVNPNRRTRIGNEVGYKIVSHGGTATSLLDDDDYPQQRASYTKRQVWVTAYDEAEKWAAGLYTDQSTGDDNLAAWSQSRNREIENKDIVLWYTVGIHHVPCQEDFPVMPAVTGGFELRPTNFFDRNPLIRTRPNKQATWPNCSLIN; from the exons ATGGCTTTgaactttcttctcttcctccgccTCGTTCTCACTCTCGTCTCCGCCGCCGGTCACCCGCTTGATCCCTTGACTGCCGACGAACTTACCAGAGCCATCGACCTGATCCGCGCTTCCCCCCTtaattcctcctcctctctcgcctTCCACTACGTCGGCCTCGATGAGCCGCCCAAGCCCGCCGTCCTCGCGTGGCCCCGCTCCGCACCGCCGCGTCGAGCCTTCGTCATCGCCCGCGCCGGCGGCGCCACCCACGAGATCCACGTCGACCTCTCCAGCGACGGCGGTGGCCTCATCCTCTCAGATACGGTCTATCGCGGCGCCGGCTTCCCCACCTTCACCATCGATGAACAGGTGGCGGCCTCCAAACTGCCGTTCCAGTACCCGCCGTTCGAGGCGTCGGTGGCGCGGCGGGGGATCCCTCTGTCTGACGTTTTGTGCACGACCTTCTCGGTTGGGTGGTTCGGCGGCGAGGAGAGGTGGGCTGGGCGTAGGGTGATCGTGGTGCAGTGCTTCGTGGCGGCCGGGACGGCGAACTTCTACGCGCGGCCGGTGGAGGGGGTGACGGTGGTGGTGGACCTTGACGCGATGGAGATCGTAGAGTACGAGGATAGAGAGGACCTGCCGGTGCCGAAGGCGGAGGGGACGGAGTACCGGGCGGCAGAACAGAGACCGCCTTTCGGGCCGGAGCCGAAACCTGGAGCTGTGGTGCAACCGGAGGGAAGAGGGTTCCAAGTGGATGGCCACATGATAAG GGGGACGAACTGGGAATTGCACTTGAGCTTCGACGCTCGCGCCGGCGCCGTCATTTCTTTAGCGTCGGTAAAAGATTCCGACAAGGGTGTATTCCGGCTCGTCCTCTACCGTGGCCACGTCTCCGAGCTCTTCGTGCCGTACATGGACCCGTCGGCAGATtggtatttcaagaccttcttcgACGCCGGCGAGTTCGCCTTAGGCCTTTTGACAGCTCCGCTGGAGCCCTTCACCGACTGCCCGGCCAACGCCGTGTTCATGGACGCAGACGTTGCCGGCGTCGATGGATCGCCCGTGAGGAATATCCCCAATGCGATGTGCGTGTTCGAGCGCTACGCCGGCGACGTCGCGTGGAGGCACACCGAAGTG ATAACAGAGGTGAGACCCGAGGTGAGCTTGGTGGTGAGGTCGGCGGCGGTGGTCGGTAACTACGACTACGTGATTGACTGGGAATTCAAAACCACCGGCTCCATCAAAATTGGA GTAGCGCTGAGCGGAATCCTGGAAGTCAAAGCCACATACTATTCTCATGCCGACGAACTCTCCGGCGACGCACACGGCTCGCTCATAGCCGGCAATACGCTCGGCGTCTACCACGACCACTTCCTCACCTTCCGGCTCGACCTCGACGTCGACGGCCCCAACAACTCGTTCGTGAAGTCCCGTCTGAGGCCAGTGCGGGCGGCCGCCGGGCCGAGGAGGAGCTACTGGACGGTGGAGAAGGAGACAGCAAGGAGGGAGACGGATGGCAGCGTGGAGCTCGACGCGACGGAGCTGATGGTGGTGAACCCGAACAGGAGGACGAGGATAGGCAACGAGGTCGGGTACAAGATTGTTAGCCACGGCGGCACGGcgacgtcgctgctcgacgacgATGATTACCCGCAGCAGCGGGCGAGCTACACGAAGCGGCAGGTGTGGGTGACGGCGTACGATGAGGCGGAGAAGTGGGCGGCGGGTCTCTATACGGACCAGAGCACTGGCGACGACAACTTGGCGGCGTGGAGTCAAAG CAGGAATCGCGAGATTGAGAACAAAGACATAGTGTTGTGGTACACGGTGGGGATTCATCACGTGCCGTGCCAAGAAGACTTCCCGGTGATGCCAGCGGTAACCGGCGGTTTCGAGCTTCGGCCCACCAACTTCTTCGACCGCAATCCATTGATCAGAACGAGGCCCAACAAGCAAGCGACTTGGCCCAATTGCTCTCTTATCAATTAG
- the LOC122005555 gene encoding mavicyanin-like has product MERKVTVAMTLVACLLAAGVGLSEAAVYLVGDSAGWTIMGSPNYTAWVSDKIFHVGDVIMFTYNKNFHNVLEVRKTEYSSCNASTPIATHNSGNDSIVIKSKGHRYFFCGIPGHCALGQRVDIKVSGPSSSAALSIPPTASAPYVAPSVSPTSGGASGAVSTPAGAPINPSAGARLAPKVLAVTVAVFSFATISASGGLQHY; this is encoded by the exons ATGGAGAGGAAGGTCACGGTGGCGATGACGTTGGTCGCGTGCTTGCTCGCTGCCGGCGTGGGGTTGTCGGAGGCCGCAGTGTACCTGGTGGGAGATTCCGCGGGGTGGACTATCATGGGAAGCCCTAACTACACTGCTTGGGTCTCAGACAAGATCTTCCATGTGGGAGATGTTATCA TGTTCACCTACAACAAGAATTTTCACAATGTGTTGGAGGTGCGCAAGACGGAGTACAGCTCATGCAACGCGTCGACTCCCATTGCCACCCACAACTCCGGCAATGACTCCATCGTCATCAAGAGCAAGGGCCACCGCTACTTCTTCTGTGGCATCCCCGGCCACTGCGCCCTCGGCCAGCGGGTGGACATCAAAGTCTCAGGTCCATCCTCCTCTGCTGCCCTTTCCATCCCCCCTACTGCGTCGGCTCCTTACGTCGCCCCGTCGGTTTCTCCGACATCCGGCGGTGCCAGTGGAGCCGTTTCCACTCCGGCAGGCGCCCCGATTAATCCTAGCGCAGGAGCAAGACTCGCTCCCAAGGTGCTCGCTGTCACTGTCGCTGTGTTTTCCTTCGCCACTATCTCTGCGTCTGGTGGCCTGCAGCATTATTAG
- the LOC122005556 gene encoding uncharacterized protein LOC122005556, which translates to MTFTEKTGDPAAPLLPQPPPPLPSSAQTCYGVPAATSSVAVFQDPYFPEPQAYVLLPVYPSHRRRRRPRCCGCFRCVGSLVSSSTLLSLAFFLLLLLSAAFFLWPSEPDLTVARLDLDDIRVDVTPDATICISMGAKIRIRNPAFFALNYRSIVVSLGYRGRQLGFVTSSGGHIRARGVSYIHAKLKLDGIRVLSDAIYLVEDLARGSLPLGTVTEVKGRMRLFFFDVPVEGKVSCTVTVNPSTQKVIHQDCYLQ; encoded by the exons ATGACGTTCACCGAGAAGACAGGCGACCCGGCGGCGCCCCTCCTCCCACAGCCGCCGCCTCCTCTACCGTCGTCCGCGCAGACATGCTACGGCGTCCCAGCCGCGACCTCCTCCGTCGCCGTTTTCCAGGATCCCTACTTCCCTGAACCCCAGGCGTACGTCCTGCTGCCCGTCTACCCCAGCCACCGCCGCCGCCGGCGTCCCCGGTGCTGTGGATGCTTTCGGTGTGTTGGTTCGCTTGTTTCCTCTTCTACTCTCCTCTCCctagccttcttcctcctcctcctcctatcCGCTGCCTTCTTCCTGTGGCCCTCCGAGCCCGATCTCACTGTAGCCCGCCTCGATCTAGATGACATCCGTGTGGACGTCACACCCGACGCCACTATTTGCATCTCCATGGGCGCCAAGATCAGAATCCGCAACCCGGCCTTCTTCGCCCTCAATTACCGCTCCATCGTGGTCTCCCTAGGGTACCGGGGAAGGCAGCTTGGCTTCGTCACTTCAAGCGGTGGCCATATTAGGGCTCGGGGGGTTTCGTACATCCATGCCAAGCTCAAGCTCGACGGGATCCGGGTGTTGAGTGACGCCATCTATTTGGTCGAGGACCTTGCTAGGGGATCGTTGCCTTTGGGCACAGTAACCGAGGTTAAGGGCAGGATGCGGCTCTTCTTCTTCGATGTCCCCGTCGAG GGTAAAGTTTCATGCACAGTGACGGTTAATCCAAGCACCCAGAAGGTTATTCATCAAGATTGCTACCTCCAG TGA